From Novosphingobium decolorationis, one genomic window encodes:
- a CDS encoding TolC family protein — translation MIHGNRAARPARSVEQASRIAGFFRKGDCLGKQFRYRSIVSYACKSPSPRPSFAPAALALTCALALSACAGTTERTTPASTLAPIPAAARAPTEPYWWRSAGDPLLAELVETGLAQNRDLTCQALSLRRANERARSHARRIDTRIGRLFDTRGTDVDAAQEAARAFTYADRRADLAARIARSYIATRELQEMLEARHSALATTRDNAEIAAFREEAGLVSGVDTGLAGTALAASNDDIGTLQSRYEDSRHALAQLVGLSDAALEAKLGETGQVPDIGALPPEESTAEDIARRADLLALERRLIAHLIESKVSDEDLAAALADLKAPAAPSETDTATPARAVVRQWREARDAALDELATSRDRMALSAERQSKLDAAMSRARDTVEDARLAYRSGTGTMATLYVAENAMRKLGDARISARSARAQATIGSWDAQGLGWSEADLDPPSPPADGPEVLVCE, via the coding sequence TTGATACACGGCAATCGGGCCGCACGCCCGGCACGGTCGGTCGAACAGGCCTCGCGCATCGCGGGGTTTTTCCGCAAGGGCGATTGCCTTGGAAAGCAATTTCGCTATCGCAGCATCGTGTCCTACGCCTGCAAGTCCCCCTCCCCGCGCCCGTCCTTTGCTCCTGCTGCTCTTGCGCTGACCTGCGCACTGGCCCTGTCCGCCTGCGCGGGCACGACCGAGCGCACCACGCCCGCCTCCACGCTGGCCCCGATTCCCGCGGCCGCGCGCGCACCGACGGAGCCCTACTGGTGGCGCAGCGCGGGCGATCCGCTGCTTGCCGAACTGGTCGAGACGGGCCTTGCGCAGAACCGCGACCTCACCTGCCAGGCGCTCTCGCTGCGCCGCGCCAACGAACGCGCCCGCTCGCACGCACGGCGCATCGACACGCGCATCGGCCGCCTGTTCGACACGCGCGGCACCGATGTCGACGCCGCTCAGGAAGCCGCACGCGCCTTCACCTACGCCGACAGGCGCGCCGACCTCGCCGCACGGATCGCGCGCAGCTACATCGCAACGCGTGAGCTGCAGGAGATGCTGGAGGCGCGCCATAGCGCCCTTGCCACCACCCGCGACAACGCCGAGATCGCCGCCTTCCGCGAGGAAGCGGGCCTCGTCTCGGGCGTCGACACGGGCCTTGCCGGGACCGCGCTGGCGGCCAGCAACGATGATATCGGCACGCTCCAGAGCCGCTACGAGGACAGCCGCCATGCGCTCGCGCAGCTGGTCGGCCTCAGCGACGCGGCACTGGAAGCCAAACTCGGCGAAACCGGACAGGTGCCCGACATCGGCGCGCTCCCGCCCGAAGAGAGCACAGCTGAGGACATTGCCCGGCGCGCAGACCTCCTCGCGCTCGAACGCCGCCTCATCGCGCACCTGATCGAAAGCAAGGTGAGCGACGAGGACCTTGCCGCCGCGCTGGCCGATCTCAAGGCCCCTGCCGCGCCGTCTGAAACCGACACCGCGACACCTGCACGCGCCGTGGTCCGCCAGTGGCGCGAGGCGCGCGACGCCGCGCTCGACGAACTGGCCACCAGCCGCGACCGCATGGCGCTCTCGGCCGAGCGGCAGAGCAAGCTGGACGCGGCCATGAGCCGGGCCCGCGACACGGTCGAGGACGCGCGCCTGGCCTATCGCTCCGGCACGGGCACGATGGCCACGCTCTATGTCGCCGAGAACGCCATGCGCAAACTGGGCGACGCGCGCATCTCCGCGCGCTCGGCCCGCGCACAGGCGACCATCGGCAGCTGGGATGCTCAAGGCTTAGGGTGGTCCGAGGCCGATCTCGATCCCCCGTCCCCGCCCGCCGACGGCCCGGAGGTGCTGGTCTGTGAGTAA
- a CDS encoding secondary thiamine-phosphate synthase enzyme YjbQ, whose amino-acid sequence MKQASDILTFATAGCGLVEITREVADWARGAQVEQGLLTLLCRHTSASLLIQENAAPEVRPDIVDWLDRLAPEGPHYRHDDEGPDDMPAHLRAILTGVNLQIPIIDGRLALGTWQGIYLAEHRRRPHHRQVAVHLIGA is encoded by the coding sequence ATGAAACAGGCAAGCGACATTCTGACTTTTGCAACCGCCGGGTGCGGTCTTGTCGAGATCACGCGCGAGGTGGCGGACTGGGCGCGCGGCGCGCAGGTGGAGCAGGGGTTGCTCACGCTGCTGTGCCGCCACACTTCGGCCTCGCTGCTGATTCAGGAAAACGCGGCGCCCGAAGTGCGCCCGGACATTGTCGACTGGCTGGATCGCCTCGCGCCCGAAGGTCCCCACTACCGCCATGACGACGAGGGGCCCGACGATATGCCCGCGCACTTGCGCGCCATTCTGACCGGTGTGAACCTGCAGATCCCGATCATAGACGGGCGCCTTGCGCTGGGCACCTGGCAGGGCATCTATCTCGCCGAGCACCGCCGCCGCCCACACCACCGGCAAGTCGCGGTTCATCTGATCGGGGCATAA
- a CDS encoding cytochrome b/b6 domain-containing protein → MAGTEAQDSAQDGGRVILRHRLSTRLWHGVNALTLLVLLMSGLMIFNAHPRLYWGEYGANYDAPWFKVSSARIGAREFGFVQIANSRVETTGVLGLWEDQDGRLQRRAFPYWMTLPSRYSLALARIWHLAFAWVLALGLLGYLLWSLVNGHLRRDLHITRREWHPRSLWQDVKAHARLRFPKGEAARHYSVLQKLAYAGVLFILLPGMIATGLAMSPGTDAWAPLLTQAVGGRQTARSLHFLFAFGLVLFFGVHMAMVVLAGPLKHLRAIVTGRMQIEEDAS, encoded by the coding sequence GTGGCAGGCACCGAGGCACAGGACAGCGCGCAGGATGGGGGCAGGGTGATCCTGCGCCACCGCCTCTCCACGCGGCTGTGGCACGGGGTGAATGCGCTGACCCTGCTCGTGCTCCTGATGAGCGGCCTGATGATCTTCAATGCGCACCCGCGCCTCTACTGGGGCGAATATGGCGCGAACTACGACGCGCCCTGGTTCAAGGTCTCCTCGGCGCGGATTGGCGCGCGCGAGTTCGGTTTCGTGCAGATCGCCAATTCCCGCGTCGAGACAACCGGCGTGCTGGGATTGTGGGAGGATCAGGACGGACGCCTGCAACGCCGCGCCTTCCCCTACTGGATGACGTTGCCCTCGCGTTACAGCCTGGCGCTCGCGCGGATCTGGCACCTGGCCTTCGCCTGGGTGCTCGCGCTGGGGCTGCTGGGTTATCTTCTCTGGTCGCTGGTGAACGGCCATCTGAGGCGCGATCTTCATATCACGCGCCGCGAATGGCATCCGCGCTCGCTCTGGCAGGACGTGAAGGCCCATGCGCGGCTACGCTTTCCCAAGGGAGAGGCGGCGCGGCATTATTCGGTCCTCCAGAAGCTCGCCTATGCCGGTGTGCTTTTCATCCTGCTGCCGGGCATGATCGCAACGGGGCTTGCCATGTCGCCGGGCACGGACGCCTGGGCGCCGCTGCTGACCCAGGCTGTAGGCGGGCGACAGACGGCGCGCTCGCTGCACTTCCTCTTCGCCTTTGGTCTGGTCCTCTTCTTTGGTGTTCATATGGCGATGGTGGTGCTGGCAGGCCCCCTCAAGCATTTGCGGGCCATCGTGACTGGACGGATGCAAATCGAGGAGGACGCGTCGTGA
- a CDS encoding molybdopterin-dependent oxidoreductase, producing the protein MSRILRPRGGLALSRRGLLRGGAVAAGGLALSGCDDLWRADAAKDVLTRAEDLHRWSQRALGGEALAREYTRADLSPRFRANGSQGVADPAYRRQLGEGFAGWTLRVEGLVARPLDLSLAALKDLPQRSQITRHDCVEGWSAIGQWQGPQLGGLLRLAGVSETARYIVFHCADLYHGRPYYESIDLADAFHPQTILAWQMNGAPLEEVHGAPLRLRVERQLGYKHAKFVTRIVAVDSLQDIYGGKGGYWEDVGDYAWYAGI; encoded by the coding sequence GTGAGCCGGATCCTGCGCCCCCGTGGCGGTCTAGCCCTCTCGCGCCGAGGGCTCCTTCGTGGCGGCGCCGTGGCGGCAGGCGGCCTTGCCCTGTCCGGGTGCGATGACCTGTGGCGCGCGGACGCGGCCAAGGATGTCCTCACCCGCGCCGAGGACCTGCATCGCTGGAGCCAGCGTGCGCTGGGCGGCGAGGCGCTGGCGCGCGAGTACACCCGGGCCGACCTTTCCCCGCGCTTTCGCGCCAACGGCAGCCAGGGCGTGGCCGATCCCGCCTACCGCCGCCAGCTGGGCGAGGGTTTCGCGGGCTGGACGTTGCGCGTCGAGGGGCTCGTGGCCCGCCCGCTCGATCTCTCGCTCGCCGCGCTCAAGGACCTGCCCCAGCGCAGCCAGATCACCCGGCACGACTGTGTCGAGGGGTGGAGCGCAATCGGCCAGTGGCAGGGGCCCCAGCTTGGCGGGCTGCTTCGGCTTGCCGGGGTGTCCGAGACGGCGCGCTACATCGTCTTCCACTGCGCGGACCTCTATCACGGGCGGCCCTATTACGAATCGATCGATCTGGCCGATGCCTTCCATCCCCAGACGATCCTGGCCTGGCAGATGAACGGCGCCCCGCTTGAAGAGGTGCACGGGGCGCCCTTGCGCCTGCGGGTCGAGCGCCAGCTGGGTTACAAGCACGCCAAGTTCGTCACCCGGATCGTCGCGGTGGACAGCCTCCAGGACATCTACGGGGGCAAGGGCGGGTACTGGGAGGATGTGGGCGACTACGCCTGGTACGCGGGAATTTGA